A region of Ornithorhynchus anatinus isolate Pmale09 chromosome 5, mOrnAna1.pri.v4, whole genome shotgun sequence DNA encodes the following proteins:
- the SNX1 gene encoding sorting nexin-1 yields the protein MASDVGGGGCSAPERLSPPPLPDLQPPSGGSEPEAGDSDAEGEDIFVHDANKSLAPRRGSPPPASNKSKENGIQTEQDQEQQDLFADATVELSLDSTQNNQKKEPAKVFAPLPTEEATNSSFKPQPKSYEELEEEEQEDQFDLTVAVTDPEKVGEGMNAYVAYKVATQTSLPMFRSKEFSVKRRFSDFLGLYEKLSEKHSQNGFIVPPPPEKSLIGMTKVKVGKEDSSSAEFLEKRRAALERYLRRVVTHPTMLQDPDVREFLEKEELPRAVGTQALSGAGLLKMFNKATDAVSKMTIKMNESDIWFEEKLQEVEGEEQRLRKLHVVVETLVNHRKELALNTAQFAKSLAMLGSSEDNTALSRALSQLAEVEEKIEQLHQEQASNDFFLLAELLSDYIRLLAIVRGAFDQRMKSWQRWQDAQAMLQKKRETEARLLWANKPDKLQQAKEEISEWESRVTQYERDFERISTVVRREVIRFEKEKSRDFKDHVIKYLETLLNSQQQLVKYWETFLPEAKAIS from the exons AATAAGTCCCTGGCACCAAGAAGGGGGTCCCCTCCACCAGCCAGCAACAAGTCCAAAGAGAATGGCATCCAGACAGAGCAGGACCAAGAGCAGCAGGATCTCTTTGCAG ATGCCACTGTCGAGCTATCTCTGGACAGTACCCAGAACAATCAGAAGAAGGAGCCAGCCAAAGTATTTGCTCCCCTTCCGACAGAGGAAGCCACCAACTCCTCATTCAAGCCTCAGCCAAAGAGCTATGAGGAG ctggaagaggaagagcaggaggaccAGTTTGATCTGACGGTTGCCGTAACAGATCCAGAGAAAGTAG GCGAAGGCATGAATGCGTACGTCGCCTATAAAGTTGCAACACAG ACCAGCTTACCAATGTTCAGAAGTAAAGAGTTTTCTGTGAAAAGAAGATTTAGTGACTTTCTGGGTCTTTATGAGAAACTTTCAGAGAAACATTCCCAGAATGGATTCATTGTCCCTCCTCCACCAGAAAAAAGCTTAATAG GAATGACCAAAGTGAAAGTTGGTAAGGAAGATTCCTCCTCTGCCGAGTTCCTAGAAAAGAGACGGGCCGCTTTAGAAAG GTATCTTCGGAGGGTGGTGACCCATCCCACCATGTTACAGGACCCTGATGTCAGAGAGTTCTTGGAAAAAGAAGAG CTGCCCCGAGCAGTGGGTACCCAAGCATTGAGTGGAGCTGGTCTCCTCAAGATGTTTAACAAAGCCACCGACGCGGTCAGCAAAATGACTATCAAGATGAATGAATCAGACATT TGGTTTGAGGAGAAGCTACAGGAGGTcgagggagaggagcagcgttTACGAAAACTGCATGTTGTGGTAGAAACTCTAGTCAACCATAGAAAAG AGTTAGCACTGAATACAGCCCAGTTTGCCAAGAGCCTGGCCATGTTGGGAAGCTCAGAGGacaacactgccctctcccgaGCCTTGTCCCAGCTAGCCGAGGTGGAAGAGAAGATCGAGCAACTGCACCAAGAACAGGCCAGTAATGACTTCTTCCTGCTGGCCGAGCTCCTGAGCGACTACATTCGCCTCTTGGCCATCGTCAGG GGGGCCTTTGATCAGCGCATGAAAAGTTGGCAGCGTTGGCAGGAtgcccaggccatgctgcagaaGAAGCGGGAGACCGAGGCCAGGCTGCTGTGGGCCAACAAACCTGACAAGCTGCAGCAGGCCAAGGAGGAGATCTCCGAG TGGGAGTCTCGGGTGACACAGTACGAGAGGGACTTCGAAAGGATTTCCACAGTGGTCCGCAGAGAAGTGATACGGTTTGAG AAAGAGAAATCCAGGGACTTCAAGGATCACGTCATCAAGTACCTTGAGACCCTCCTGAACTCCCAGCAGCAG CTGGTGAAGTATTGGGAAACCTTCCTCCCTGAGGCCAAGGCCATCTCCTAA